From Pandoraea norimbergensis, the proteins below share one genomic window:
- a CDS encoding LysR family transcriptional regulator yields the protein MLDLGLLRTLVAVVDEGSFTRAAERVHRTQSTVSQQIRRLEDDLGRQLLMRDRSGVLVTPTPHGELLAQYARKLLAISTEALDAMESDNRVTTVRVGMPEDFDARRMADILSQFVRAQPDIRLEVLAGMSTDLRQRLAAGDLELALVKREPGQGECLAAWPERLVWAMAADAGAQAFADAPVPLALFPQGCIYRQRAIRSLDAQHRPWRIAFGSHSLTGIQAAVSSGLGVSVLPESALLDDHTVCNTLPPPPPSEIALIDGGGPASASQRVLADFLRHTVMA from the coding sequence ATGCTCGACCTTGGCTTGCTCAGAACACTTGTCGCCGTCGTGGACGAGGGCAGCTTCACGCGTGCGGCCGAGCGGGTGCACCGCACGCAGTCGACCGTGAGTCAGCAGATTCGCCGTCTCGAAGACGATCTGGGACGGCAACTGCTGATGCGCGACCGCTCCGGCGTGCTGGTCACGCCTACGCCGCACGGCGAGTTGCTGGCGCAATACGCGCGCAAGCTGCTGGCGATCTCGACCGAGGCGCTCGATGCCATGGAAAGCGATAACCGCGTGACGACGGTGCGGGTGGGCATGCCCGAGGACTTCGATGCGCGACGCATGGCCGACATCCTGTCGCAGTTTGTGCGGGCGCAGCCGGATATCCGGCTCGAAGTGCTGGCGGGGATGAGTACGGATCTTCGTCAGCGGCTCGCGGCGGGCGATCTTGAACTGGCGCTCGTGAAACGCGAGCCCGGGCAAGGGGAGTGTCTTGCCGCGTGGCCCGAGCGATTGGTCTGGGCGATGGCGGCCGACGCGGGCGCGCAGGCCTTTGCCGATGCCCCGGTGCCGCTCGCGCTGTTTCCGCAGGGATGTATCTACCGGCAGCGCGCCATTCGCAGTCTGGACGCGCAGCACCGGCCGTGGCGCATTGCATTCGGCAGTCACAGCCTGACGGGGATTCAGGCCGCCGTGTCGTCAGGACTTGGCGTATCGGTGTTGCCCGAGAGTGCGCTGCTGGACGATCACACGGTATGCAACACGCTGCCCCCGCCACCGCCGTCGGAAATCGCGTTGATCGACGGTGGCGGTCCGGCATCGGCGTCGCAACGCGTGCTGGCCGATTTTCTACGTCACACGGTGATGGCGTAA